In Jatrophihabitans sp., the following are encoded in one genomic region:
- a CDS encoding type II toxin-antitoxin system VapC family toxin codes for MAIVYFDSSAFVKLIIDEAGSDLAAGLWDACDVAVSSRLAYPEVRAALAAAGRAERLDRGEQSQAESLWEDFWAATRPVELTRAIAADAGALAARHSLTGADAVHLASLLAVGLTGTVFAVWDRRLRTGAQAAGVQLAPLA; via the coding sequence ATGGCGATCGTCTATTTCGACAGCAGTGCGTTCGTGAAACTGATCATCGACGAAGCCGGCAGCGACCTGGCCGCGGGGCTGTGGGACGCCTGCGATGTGGCAGTCTCCAGCCGGTTGGCTTATCCCGAGGTACGCGCCGCGTTGGCCGCCGCCGGCCGAGCCGAGCGGCTCGACCGGGGCGAGCAGTCGCAGGCTGAATCGCTCTGGGAGGACTTCTGGGCGGCGACCCGGCCTGTCGAGTTGACCAGGGCGATCGCGGCCGACGCCGGCGCATTGGCTGCTCGGCACTCGCTGACCGGCGCTGACGCGGTGCATCTGGCGAGCCTGCTGGCAGTGGGTTTGACCGGCACCGTGTTCGCTGTATGGGATCGCCGGCTACGCACCGGCGCGCAAGCGGCAGGCGTACAGCTGGCGCCGCTGGCCTAA
- a CDS encoding type II toxin-antitoxin system prevent-host-death family antitoxin, whose protein sequence is MDVAISRLRAELSGWIEHVRTGEEVVITERGVPVARLLPIDTAPLIERLTEQGVLGRPERADRPSARGVVRARATGSVSELVAEQRR, encoded by the coding sequence GTGGACGTCGCGATAAGCAGGCTGAGAGCGGAACTGTCGGGCTGGATCGAACATGTTCGCACCGGTGAAGAGGTGGTCATCACAGAACGAGGTGTCCCGGTGGCGCGGCTGCTGCCGATCGACACGGCGCCGCTGATCGAGCGGCTGACTGAGCAGGGCGTTCTGGGCAGGCCGGAGCGTGCCGACCGGCCATCTGCACGAGGCGTTGTCCGGGCGCGGGCAACCGGTTCAGTCTCGGAGCTGGTCGCCGAGCAGCGCCGCTGA